The Oncorhynchus mykiss isolate Arlee chromosome 30, USDA_OmykA_1.1, whole genome shotgun sequence genome includes a window with the following:
- the LOC110521221 gene encoding centrosomal protein of 152 kDa isoform X3 — MSIDFDSAALQTQHEEEEYDPEDYAREQELHKLLTDLPDDMLEDSRDSSSPELDCSACSNPDTRNRSQQPTWNHQHTEWSDRQTPASREENYEKDYDHGSYHEEYPYEEAAVVGQINGHANHASHPQDWDQQGLTEYQHEEQHYGHGEGCTYTSVGTEQSAAAGPDFSTEEGVYGDELYPREAVLPGVEYQRVVGGHGDEQNYAGEDQNSTRKHVQKFDSVGSGDRYKANYNPYQPAIQPKMFNSEVPHQQLDDHYDQLQRDFLDSAQSTTDTQQLAQLQILNKAQLRQIEDLEQKLEDSRRNMRYLEHQFAIVRDEKEGLAVSLKESCRVMEEAKEREVLLQTSVTSLELQVQALTDRDHENTKKQRVAEAAVDSMQQQMTELCRSDSLSRLREQHDRDLTVVREQHDAKLLVLQQRLDTCDQALEEQAEVVQGLRDQVRQQDRRREEEQVERAGVINTLTQRLQESQQQCAKLLQTGVCPGSVQEMGQLQMKLQQTQSAKTMSDNMNKALQEELSELKEQICLYESVVKHGVLSVEVTGGDVWENQLSDSYVDLGIKKTRCENGRIHSTPLLGVSEPHPKLPREKEDLAVKELRAELQRCLASLKGKRQRISQLQDHLRDSQGQVNELQTQLQTQLQTQLQTQLQTQLQSQLDQEQTRDTAETRPMDPHPDVASQKELSRLQEDRQLLQERLETLEKKNVELRQREEKVKAANSELCTKMREMIQELDQEKQEAAQRYERTQQQFRDDVVNRVRSELTLEHTAQIDDITAHHQLQIQQLQAKLCEVNGEMVAVQECYISLCKDKDRLEENLQGRMEEENQLKTLDESRAALEKLRSDLEKHHQENVTKLRALWSQEKDKELRQELQTQLTKAKATWTEEKEEMDRSWTQRLEAAVADARGPRPTDTQESQTDLIEEGKACRTPSPERTEAAPGCTMEELDTRLREQRLQLQREADTARRRAVEDAGKRIQKELQEKHLEDMSKQVEGAISRAYSRWLQDLPTLPEYKAALQREREKWEKEQEKHVQQRVSLALREAEERLRSSEEDEQGGAGGDQRVEELQEEVRRWRQLEEDLKTEVEEVAHLQSQVDDLQSQLDHEREEKAALLKAELLAARASWNREKQQEISSLQAFQEEKLKQAQKDVREAANGEAERQKKELLLQTEAELQQALRDREEDWKRQEDRRGKEERRQGRAEEREEVLRELKAGLKEVQSVLLRGGAYKEKENGGEVEGRGRASGNVRELLMSTCKDLLFKAVAQAKKELKKISEERLGRVLKETQERHEKELKQIHSSTAQKTEEGGCGKRCAETVSELQKRSRDLQRHLEKACRQLQMTVKDHKASMQCLKVEHEVALRKEKEDNLQKLEELKSSAAKESPGGTDMEQSLHAGLEEMREQYMKAVEKIRGDMLRYLKESKERAAEMIRVEVLRERQDTARKMRRYYLTCLQELLEDGGQATGAEKKIINAASKLAAMAKVLETPTKRKTGKSHSLPGSSSKTEAATDNHPGNASGSPNKTPCPASHFPEITMSSGDEGRILKAKRSSEPDSKTTSAAANTTWNTRPVSKPTHLNLLTNGKEKGAPANLLRKPHVSPGLFLSLPPHKSSHQIGQTSLDCYRGDFTNVTLRTQTSRELYLQGAESGRSDDDNFLCHRSNTKPFLVQEELPVRDEGGSSDWSLSSNGSQDGRHVPAVSSHPGGKMETVKPFPLRGPSSADDHTTDNSDVTVYKDFVHVQSCAKASTFPSVPPQTKALTQSVPSMKTGSSRSSYREPVPGSEGDWQNQNQFQNRLCSKSLFSELKRSQQQDGGFDGPFSHRQ; from the exons ATCACAACAGCCTACGTGGAATCACCAACACACTGAATGGTCCGATCGCCAAACACCTGCCTCACGTGaagaa AACTATGAGAAGGACTATGACCACGGCTCCTACCATGAAGAGTACCCCTACGAGGAGGCTGCTGTCGTTGGGCAGATCAACGGCCATGCCAACCATGCCAGTCACCCCCAGGACTGGGACCAGCAAGGACTGACTGAGTACCAGCAT GAAGAGCAGCACTATGGCCATGGCGAGGGTTGCACGTACACCAGCGTAGGTACTGAGCAGTCTGCAGCAGCCGGCCCTGATTTCTCCACGGAGGAAGGGGTGTATGGAGATGAGCTGTACCCACGTGAGGCTGTTCTCCCTGGGGTGGAGTACCAGAGAGTAGTGGGGGGCCATGGGGACGAGCAGAACTACGCTGGTGAGGATCAGAACAGCACCAGGAAACATGTCCAA AAGTTTGACAGTGTGGGATCAGGAGACCGTTATAAGGCCAACTACAACCCCTACCAGCCTGCCATTCAGCCCAAGATGTTCAACTCCGAGGTCCCCCACCAGCAGCTTGACGACCACTATGACCAGCTGCAGAGAGACTTCCTGGACTCGGCACAGA GTACTACAGACACTCAGCAGCTAGCCCAGCTCCAGATCCTCAACAAGGCCCAGCTGAGACAGATCGAAGACCTGGAGCAGAAACTGGAGGATTCAAGACGCAATATGAGATACTTGGAGCATCAGTTTGCCATCGTGAGAG ATGAGAAGGAGGGTCTGGCTGTGAGTCTGAAGGAGTCCTGCAGAGTGATGGAGGAGGCCAAGGAGAGAGAGGTGCTGCTGCAGACTAGCGTTACGTCTCTGGAGCTGCAGGTTCAGGCTCTTACTGACCGAGATCATGAG AACACCAAGAAGCAGCGTGTGGCGGAGGCAGCGGTAGACAGCATGCAGCAGCAGATGACAGAACTGTGTCGGTCAGACAGTCTGTCGAGACTCCGAGAGCAACACGACAGAGACCTAACAGTGGTCAGAGAGCAGCACGACGCCAAGCTGCTGGTGTTACAGCAGAGACTGGACACCTGCGATCAGGCCCTGGAAGAACAG GCGGAGGTGGTCCAGGGTCTGCGTGATCAGGTGAGGCAGCAggacagacggagagaggaggagcaggtggagagagCAGGAGTCATCAACACTCTCACACAGCGCCTACAGGAGAGCCAGCAGCAGTGtgccaaactgctacagactggTGTGTGTCCGG GTTCAGTCCAggagatgggccagctgcaaatgAAACTACAACAGACTCAGTCAGCCAAGACCATGAGTGACAACATGAACAAAGCCTTGCAG GAGGAGTTGTCTGAGCTGAAGGAGCAGATCTGTCTGTATGAGTCTGTTGTGAAACATGGAGTCCTCTCTGTTGAGGTGACCGGAGGAGATGTCTGGGAGAACCAGCTGTCTGACTCCTATGTAGACCTGGGGATCAAGAAGACTCGCTGTGAGAATGGACGAATTCACAG CACTCCTCTGTTGGGAGTGTCTGAGCCCCACCCAAAGCTGCCCAGAGAGAAGGAGGACTTGGCTGTGAAGGAGCTCCGGGCAGAGTTACAGCGCTGTCTGGCCAGTCTGAAGGGAAAGAGGCAGAGGATCAGTCAGCTGCAGGACCATCTACGGGACTCACAGGGACAG GTGAACGAGCTTCAGACCCAGCTTCAGACCCAGCTTCAGACCCAGCTTCAGACCCAGCTTCAGACCCAGCTACAGTCCCAGCTAGACCAGGAACAGACCAGAGACACAGCAGAAACCAGACCAATGGACCCACATCCAGATGTAGCTTCCCAGAAAGAGCTGTCCAGACTGCAGGAGGACAGGCAGCTCCTACAAGAACGCCTCGAG ACGCTGGAGAAGAAGAACGTGGAGctgaggcagagggaggagaaagtGAAGGCGGCTAACTCAGAGCTGTGTACCAAGATGAGAGAGATGATTCAGGAACTGGACCAGGAGAAGCAGGAGGCTGCTCAGAG GTATGAGCGAACCCAGCAGCAGTTCAGAGATGACGTAGTGAACCGTGTTCGTTCAGAACTCACCCTGGAACACACCGCTCAGATAGATGACATCACGGCACACCACCAGCTGCAGATACAACAGCTACA AGCCAAGCTGTGTGAGGTGAATGGAGAGATGGTGGCAGTGCAGGAGTGCTACATCTCACTCTGCAAGGACAAAGACCGGCTGGAGGAAAACCTGCAgggaagaatggaggaggagaa TCAGCTGAAAACTCTCGACGAGAGCAGGGCTGCTCTGGAGAAGCTGAGATCAGACCTGGAGAAACACCATCAGGAGAACgtcaccaagctcagagccctgtgGTCTCAAGAGAAGGACAAGGAGCTCAGACAAGAGCTCCAAACCCAGCTGACCAAGGCCAAGGCAACATGGactgaggagaaggaggag ATGGACAGGTCCTGGACTCAGAGGCTGGAGGCAGCTGTAGCAGACGCCAGAGGACCGAGACCCACAGATACCCAGGAGTCTCAGACGGACCTAATTGAGGAGGGGAAGGCCTGTCGGACACCTAGCCCTGAGAGGACCGAGGCTGCTCCAGGCTGCACTATGGAGGAGCTGGACACCAG GCTCCGGGAACAGAGGCTCCAGCTGCAGCGAGAGGCAGACACGGCACGACGCAGAGCAGTGGAGGATGCTGGGAAACGAATCCAGAAAGAACTACAGGAGAAACACTTGGAGGACAtgtccaaacag GTTGAAGGAGCGATAAGCAGAGCCTACAGCCGCTGGCTCCAGGATCTCCCCACTCTGCCGGAGTATAAGGCAGCGCtccagagagaacgagagaagtgGGAGAAAGAACAGGAGAAACATGTTCAACAACGG GTGTCCCTAGCCCTGAGGGaagcagaggagaggctgaggagtTCGGAAGAGGACGAgcagggaggagcaggaggagaccAGAGGGTTGAGGAGCTCCAAGAGGAGGTGCGGCGTTGGAGGCAGCTGGAGGAGGACCTGAAGACCGAGGTGGAGGAGGTGGCACATCTGCAGAGCCAGGTGGATGATCTGCAAAGTCAGCTTGACcatgagagggaggagaaggctGCCCTGCTGAAAGCCGAGCTACTTGCAGCCAGAGCCTCctggaacagagagaaacagcagGAGATCTCCTCCCTGCAGGCCTTCCAGGAGGAGAAGCTGAAACAGGCGCAGAAGGATGTGCGGGAGGCGGCGAATGGGGAGGCGGAGCGCCAGAAGAAAGAGCTCCTTTTGCAGACGGAGGCTGAGCTGCAACAGGCTCTGAGGGACCGAGAGGAGGACTGGAAGAGGCAGGAGGATAGGAGGggcaaggaggagaggaggcagggaagAGCGGAGGAACGTGAGGAGGTGCTCCGGGAGCTTAAAGCTGGGCTGAAGGAGGTGCAGTCTgtgctcctcagaggaggagccTACAAAGAGAAGGAGAacggaggagaggtggaggggagggggagagccAGCGGGAACGTCAGAGAACTCCTCATGTCTACCTGTAAAGACCTCCTCTTTAAAGCTGTTGCCCAGGCCAAGAAGGAGTTGAAGAAg atcagtgaggagaggcTTGGCCGGGTGCTGAAGGAAACTCAGGAGCGTCATGAGAAAGAACTCAAACAGATTCATA GCTCCACTGCTCAGAAGACGGAAGAGGGTGGTTGTGGGAAGCGGTGTGCTGAGACCGTGTCCGAGCTGCAGAAGAGGAGTCGGGACCTCCAGAGGCATCTCGAGAAGGCCTGCAGACAGCTACAGATGACCGTCAAAGACCACAAGGCCTCAATGCAGTGCCTCAAAG TTGAGCACGAGGTGGCCCTACGGAAAGAAAaagaggacaacctgcagaaaCTTGAAGAATTGAAAAGCTCTGCAGCCAAAGAATCCCCTGG GGGTACAGACATGGAGCAGAGTCTCCATGCTGGCCTTGAAGAGATGAGGGAGCAGTACATGAAGGCTGTTGAGAAAATCAGAG GTGACATGCTACGCTACCTCAAGGAGAGTAAGGAGCGAGCAGCGGAGATGATCCGTGTCGAggtgctgagagagaggcaggacacAGCCAGGAAGATGAGACGCTACTACCTCACCTGTCTACAGGAACTCCTAGAGGACGGGGGGCAGGCCACCGG GGCTGAGAAGAAAATAATTAATGCTGCGAGTAAGCTGGCAGCCATGGCCAAAGTGTTGGAGACCCCTACCAAGAGGAAAACGGGAAAGAGCCACAGCTTACCGG GCTCGTCATCAAAGACAGAGGCCGCTACTGACAACCATCCAGGCAACGCGTCAGGTTCTCCTAATAAAACCCCATGTCCAGCTAGCCACTTCCCTGAGATCACCATGTCCAGTGGTGACGAGGGGAGGATCCTGAAGGCCAAGAGGTCCTCTGAGCCTGACTCCAAAACCACGTCAGCTGCAGCCAACACCACCTGGAATACTAGGCCTGTGAGTAAACCCACCCACCTGAACCTCCTGACCAATGGAAAGGAGAAAGGAGCCCCTGCAAACTTGCTTAGGAAACCCCATGTCTCTCCGGGACTCTTCCTCTCACTTCCTCCTCACAAATCCTCTCATCAAATTGGTCAAACCTCCCTCGACTGTTACCGCGGTGATTTTACTAACGTTACTCTGAGGACCCAGACCAGCAGGGAGCTGTACCTGCAGGGGGCGGAGTCGGGGAGATCAGACGATGACAACTTCCTGTGTCACCGTAGTAACACTAAACCCTTCCTGGTCCAGGAGGAGCTTCCCGTTAGAGATGAAGGAGGATCGAGTGATTGGAGTTTGTCCAGTAATGGGTCCCAAGATGGCCGCCACGTCCCCGCAGTTTCCTCTCACCCAGGCGGAAAAATGGAAACTGTGAAACCGTTCCCTTTGCGTGGACCTTCTTCAGCTGATGACCACACCACTGACAACTCTGACGTGACAGTTTACAAAGACTTTGTCCATGTTCAGTCTTGCGCCAAAGCCTCGACTTTCCCCAGTGTCCCGCCTCAGACCAAAGCTTTAACTCAGTCTGTCCCCAGTATGAAGACTGGTAGTAGTAGATCAAGCTACAGAGAGCCTGTCCCTGGCTCTGAGGGGGACTGGCAGAATCAGAACCAGTTCCAGAACCGGCTGTGTTCTAAGAGTCTGTTCTCTGAGCTGAAGCGGAGTCAACAGCAGGACGGTGGTTTTGACGGTCCATTCTCTCATCGACAATAA
- the LOC110521221 gene encoding centrosomal protein of 152 kDa isoform X1, whose protein sequence is MSIDFDSAALQTQHEEEEYDPEDYAREQELHKLLTDLPDDMLEDSRDSSSPELDCSACSNPDTRNRSQQPTWNHQHTEWSDRQTPASREENYEKDYDHGSYHEEYPYEEAAVVGQINGHANHASHPQDWDQQGLTEYQHEEQHYGHGEGCTYTSVGTEQSAAAGPDFSTEEGVYGDELYPREAVLPGVEYQRVVGGHGDEQNYAGEDQNSTRKHVQKFDSVGSGDRYKANYNPYQPAIQPKMFNSEVPHQQLDDHYDQLQRDFLDSAQSTTDTQQLAQLQILNKAQLRQIEDLEQKLEDSRRNMRYLEHQFAIVRDEKEGLAVSLKESCRVMEEAKEREVLLQTSVTSLELQVQALTDRDHENTKKQRVAEAAVDSMQQQMTELCRSDSLSRLREQHDRDLTVVREQHDAKLLVLQQRLDTCDQALEEQAEVVQGLRDQVRQQDRRREEEQVERAGVINTLTQRLQESQQQCAKLLQTGVCPGSVQEMGQLQMKLQQTQSAKTMSDNMNKALQEELSELKEQICLYESVVKHGVLSVEVTGGDVWENQLSDSYVDLGIKKTRCENGRIHSTPLLGVSEPHPKLPREKEDLAVKELRAELQRCLASLKGKRQRISQLQDHLRDSQGQVNELQTQLQTQLQTQLQTQLQTQLQSQLDQEQTRDTAETRPMDPHPDVASQKELSRLQEDRQLLQERLETLEKKNVELRQREEKVKAANSELCTKMREMIQELDQEKQEAAQRYERTQQQFRDDVVNRVRSELTLEHTAQIDDITAHHQLQIQQLQAKLCEVNGEMVAVQECYISLCKDKDRLEENLQGRMEEEKKKRENELKTLDESRAALEKLRSDLEKHHQENVTKLRALWSQEKDKELRQELQTQLTKAKATWTEEKEEMDRSWTQRLEAAVADARGPRPTDTQESQTDLIEEGKACRTPSPERTEAAPGCTMEELDTRLREQRLQLQREADTARRRAVEDAGKRIQKELQEKHLEDMSKQVEGAISRAYSRWLQDLPTLPEYKAALQREREKWEKEQEKHVQQRVSLALREAEERLRSSEEDEQGGAGGDQRVEELQEEVRRWRQLEEDLKTEVEEVAHLQSQVDDLQSQLDHEREEKAALLKAELLAARASWNREKQQEISSLQAFQEEKLKQAQKDVREAANGEAERQKKELLLQTEAELQQALRDREEDWKRQEDRRGKEERRQGRAEEREEVLRELKAGLKEVQSVLLRGGAYKEKENGGEVEGRGRASGNVRELLMSTCKDLLFKAVAQAKKELKKISEERLGRVLKETQERHEKELKQIHSSTAQKTEEGGCGKRCAETVSELQKRSRDLQRHLEKACRQLQMTVKDHKASMQCLKVEHEVALRKEKEDNLQKLEELKSSAAKESPGGTDMEQSLHAGLEEMREQYMKAVEKIRGDMLRYLKESKERAAEMIRVEVLRERQDTARKMRRYYLTCLQELLEDGGQATGAEKKIINAASKLAAMAKVLETPTKRKTGKSHSLPGSSSKTEAATDNHPGNASGSPNKTPCPASHFPEITMSSGDEGRILKAKRSSEPDSKTTSAAANTTWNTRPVSKPTHLNLLTNGKEKGAPANLLRKPHVSPGLFLSLPPHKSSHQIGQTSLDCYRGDFTNVTLRTQTSRELYLQGAESGRSDDDNFLCHRSNTKPFLVQEELPVRDEGGSSDWSLSSNGSQDGRHVPAVSSHPGGKMETVKPFPLRGPSSADDHTTDNSDVTVYKDFVHVQSCAKASTFPSVPPQTKALTQSVPSMKTGSSRSSYREPVPGSEGDWQNQNQFQNRLCSKSLFSELKRSQQQDGGFDGPFSHRQ, encoded by the exons ATCACAACAGCCTACGTGGAATCACCAACACACTGAATGGTCCGATCGCCAAACACCTGCCTCACGTGaagaa AACTATGAGAAGGACTATGACCACGGCTCCTACCATGAAGAGTACCCCTACGAGGAGGCTGCTGTCGTTGGGCAGATCAACGGCCATGCCAACCATGCCAGTCACCCCCAGGACTGGGACCAGCAAGGACTGACTGAGTACCAGCAT GAAGAGCAGCACTATGGCCATGGCGAGGGTTGCACGTACACCAGCGTAGGTACTGAGCAGTCTGCAGCAGCCGGCCCTGATTTCTCCACGGAGGAAGGGGTGTATGGAGATGAGCTGTACCCACGTGAGGCTGTTCTCCCTGGGGTGGAGTACCAGAGAGTAGTGGGGGGCCATGGGGACGAGCAGAACTACGCTGGTGAGGATCAGAACAGCACCAGGAAACATGTCCAA AAGTTTGACAGTGTGGGATCAGGAGACCGTTATAAGGCCAACTACAACCCCTACCAGCCTGCCATTCAGCCCAAGATGTTCAACTCCGAGGTCCCCCACCAGCAGCTTGACGACCACTATGACCAGCTGCAGAGAGACTTCCTGGACTCGGCACAGA GTACTACAGACACTCAGCAGCTAGCCCAGCTCCAGATCCTCAACAAGGCCCAGCTGAGACAGATCGAAGACCTGGAGCAGAAACTGGAGGATTCAAGACGCAATATGAGATACTTGGAGCATCAGTTTGCCATCGTGAGAG ATGAGAAGGAGGGTCTGGCTGTGAGTCTGAAGGAGTCCTGCAGAGTGATGGAGGAGGCCAAGGAGAGAGAGGTGCTGCTGCAGACTAGCGTTACGTCTCTGGAGCTGCAGGTTCAGGCTCTTACTGACCGAGATCATGAG AACACCAAGAAGCAGCGTGTGGCGGAGGCAGCGGTAGACAGCATGCAGCAGCAGATGACAGAACTGTGTCGGTCAGACAGTCTGTCGAGACTCCGAGAGCAACACGACAGAGACCTAACAGTGGTCAGAGAGCAGCACGACGCCAAGCTGCTGGTGTTACAGCAGAGACTGGACACCTGCGATCAGGCCCTGGAAGAACAG GCGGAGGTGGTCCAGGGTCTGCGTGATCAGGTGAGGCAGCAggacagacggagagaggaggagcaggtggagagagCAGGAGTCATCAACACTCTCACACAGCGCCTACAGGAGAGCCAGCAGCAGTGtgccaaactgctacagactggTGTGTGTCCGG GTTCAGTCCAggagatgggccagctgcaaatgAAACTACAACAGACTCAGTCAGCCAAGACCATGAGTGACAACATGAACAAAGCCTTGCAG GAGGAGTTGTCTGAGCTGAAGGAGCAGATCTGTCTGTATGAGTCTGTTGTGAAACATGGAGTCCTCTCTGTTGAGGTGACCGGAGGAGATGTCTGGGAGAACCAGCTGTCTGACTCCTATGTAGACCTGGGGATCAAGAAGACTCGCTGTGAGAATGGACGAATTCACAG CACTCCTCTGTTGGGAGTGTCTGAGCCCCACCCAAAGCTGCCCAGAGAGAAGGAGGACTTGGCTGTGAAGGAGCTCCGGGCAGAGTTACAGCGCTGTCTGGCCAGTCTGAAGGGAAAGAGGCAGAGGATCAGTCAGCTGCAGGACCATCTACGGGACTCACAGGGACAG GTGAACGAGCTTCAGACCCAGCTTCAGACCCAGCTTCAGACCCAGCTTCAGACCCAGCTTCAGACCCAGCTACAGTCCCAGCTAGACCAGGAACAGACCAGAGACACAGCAGAAACCAGACCAATGGACCCACATCCAGATGTAGCTTCCCAGAAAGAGCTGTCCAGACTGCAGGAGGACAGGCAGCTCCTACAAGAACGCCTCGAG ACGCTGGAGAAGAAGAACGTGGAGctgaggcagagggaggagaaagtGAAGGCGGCTAACTCAGAGCTGTGTACCAAGATGAGAGAGATGATTCAGGAACTGGACCAGGAGAAGCAGGAGGCTGCTCAGAG GTATGAGCGAACCCAGCAGCAGTTCAGAGATGACGTAGTGAACCGTGTTCGTTCAGAACTCACCCTGGAACACACCGCTCAGATAGATGACATCACGGCACACCACCAGCTGCAGATACAACAGCTACA AGCCAAGCTGTGTGAGGTGAATGGAGAGATGGTGGCAGTGCAGGAGTGCTACATCTCACTCTGCAAGGACAAAGACCGGCTGGAGGAAAACCTGCAgggaagaatggaggaggagaagaagaagagggagaatgag CTGAAAACTCTCGACGAGAGCAGGGCTGCTCTGGAGAAGCTGAGATCAGACCTGGAGAAACACCATCAGGAGAACgtcaccaagctcagagccctgtgGTCTCAAGAGAAGGACAAGGAGCTCAGACAAGAGCTCCAAACCCAGCTGACCAAGGCCAAGGCAACATGGactgaggagaaggaggag ATGGACAGGTCCTGGACTCAGAGGCTGGAGGCAGCTGTAGCAGACGCCAGAGGACCGAGACCCACAGATACCCAGGAGTCTCAGACGGACCTAATTGAGGAGGGGAAGGCCTGTCGGACACCTAGCCCTGAGAGGACCGAGGCTGCTCCAGGCTGCACTATGGAGGAGCTGGACACCAG GCTCCGGGAACAGAGGCTCCAGCTGCAGCGAGAGGCAGACACGGCACGACGCAGAGCAGTGGAGGATGCTGGGAAACGAATCCAGAAAGAACTACAGGAGAAACACTTGGAGGACAtgtccaaacag GTTGAAGGAGCGATAAGCAGAGCCTACAGCCGCTGGCTCCAGGATCTCCCCACTCTGCCGGAGTATAAGGCAGCGCtccagagagaacgagagaagtgGGAGAAAGAACAGGAGAAACATGTTCAACAACGG GTGTCCCTAGCCCTGAGGGaagcagaggagaggctgaggagtTCGGAAGAGGACGAgcagggaggagcaggaggagaccAGAGGGTTGAGGAGCTCCAAGAGGAGGTGCGGCGTTGGAGGCAGCTGGAGGAGGACCTGAAGACCGAGGTGGAGGAGGTGGCACATCTGCAGAGCCAGGTGGATGATCTGCAAAGTCAGCTTGACcatgagagggaggagaaggctGCCCTGCTGAAAGCCGAGCTACTTGCAGCCAGAGCCTCctggaacagagagaaacagcagGAGATCTCCTCCCTGCAGGCCTTCCAGGAGGAGAAGCTGAAACAGGCGCAGAAGGATGTGCGGGAGGCGGCGAATGGGGAGGCGGAGCGCCAGAAGAAAGAGCTCCTTTTGCAGACGGAGGCTGAGCTGCAACAGGCTCTGAGGGACCGAGAGGAGGACTGGAAGAGGCAGGAGGATAGGAGGggcaaggaggagaggaggcagggaagAGCGGAGGAACGTGAGGAGGTGCTCCGGGAGCTTAAAGCTGGGCTGAAGGAGGTGCAGTCTgtgctcctcagaggaggagccTACAAAGAGAAGGAGAacggaggagaggtggaggggagggggagagccAGCGGGAACGTCAGAGAACTCCTCATGTCTACCTGTAAAGACCTCCTCTTTAAAGCTGTTGCCCAGGCCAAGAAGGAGTTGAAGAAg atcagtgaggagaggcTTGGCCGGGTGCTGAAGGAAACTCAGGAGCGTCATGAGAAAGAACTCAAACAGATTCATA GCTCCACTGCTCAGAAGACGGAAGAGGGTGGTTGTGGGAAGCGGTGTGCTGAGACCGTGTCCGAGCTGCAGAAGAGGAGTCGGGACCTCCAGAGGCATCTCGAGAAGGCCTGCAGACAGCTACAGATGACCGTCAAAGACCACAAGGCCTCAATGCAGTGCCTCAAAG TTGAGCACGAGGTGGCCCTACGGAAAGAAAaagaggacaacctgcagaaaCTTGAAGAATTGAAAAGCTCTGCAGCCAAAGAATCCCCTGG GGGTACAGACATGGAGCAGAGTCTCCATGCTGGCCTTGAAGAGATGAGGGAGCAGTACATGAAGGCTGTTGAGAAAATCAGAG GTGACATGCTACGCTACCTCAAGGAGAGTAAGGAGCGAGCAGCGGAGATGATCCGTGTCGAggtgctgagagagaggcaggacacAGCCAGGAAGATGAGACGCTACTACCTCACCTGTCTACAGGAACTCCTAGAGGACGGGGGGCAGGCCACCGG GGCTGAGAAGAAAATAATTAATGCTGCGAGTAAGCTGGCAGCCATGGCCAAAGTGTTGGAGACCCCTACCAAGAGGAAAACGGGAAAGAGCCACAGCTTACCGG GCTCGTCATCAAAGACAGAGGCCGCTACTGACAACCATCCAGGCAACGCGTCAGGTTCTCCTAATAAAACCCCATGTCCAGCTAGCCACTTCCCTGAGATCACCATGTCCAGTGGTGACGAGGGGAGGATCCTGAAGGCCAAGAGGTCCTCTGAGCCTGACTCCAAAACCACGTCAGCTGCAGCCAACACCACCTGGAATACTAGGCCTGTGAGTAAACCCACCCACCTGAACCTCCTGACCAATGGAAAGGAGAAAGGAGCCCCTGCAAACTTGCTTAGGAAACCCCATGTCTCTCCGGGACTCTTCCTCTCACTTCCTCCTCACAAATCCTCTCATCAAATTGGTCAAACCTCCCTCGACTGTTACCGCGGTGATTTTACTAACGTTACTCTGAGGACCCAGACCAGCAGGGAGCTGTACCTGCAGGGGGCGGAGTCGGGGAGATCAGACGATGACAACTTCCTGTGTCACCGTAGTAACACTAAACCCTTCCTGGTCCAGGAGGAGCTTCCCGTTAGAGATGAAGGAGGATCGAGTGATTGGAGTTTGTCCAGTAATGGGTCCCAAGATGGCCGCCACGTCCCCGCAGTTTCCTCTCACCCAGGCGGAAAAATGGAAACTGTGAAACCGTTCCCTTTGCGTGGACCTTCTTCAGCTGATGACCACACCACTGACAACTCTGACGTGACAGTTTACAAAGACTTTGTCCATGTTCAGTCTTGCGCCAAAGCCTCGACTTTCCCCAGTGTCCCGCCTCAGACCAAAGCTTTAACTCAGTCTGTCCCCAGTATGAAGACTGGTAGTAGTAGATCAAGCTACAGAGAGCCTGTCCCTGGCTCTGAGGGGGACTGGCAGAATCAGAACCAGTTCCAGAACCGGCTGTGTTCTAAGAGTCTGTTCTCTGAGCTGAAGCGGAGTCAACAGCAGGACGGTGGTTTTGACGGTCCATTCTCTCATCGACAATAA